The DNA segment AAGCTTCAAAATATACAGCTTGAATTAATTCTTGATCACTTACTTGTATATTTCTAAGTTTAGCTAACTCATCAATGATAAAAGTCAATTTCACACTTTTTTGCGCATCTTCTTTAAAACTTTCTCTTTTTTCTTTGTACTTTGCTTCATCTTTAAACTCTTTTAATTCTTCCTCGCTTAAATTTCTTAAAGAATTTCTAAATTGCATATCTGTTTCTTGTTCAACTATATTTTTTGGTAAAACAAAATCAAATTTATTTACCAAAGCCTCTGCAAACTCATTTTTAAGCTCATCATTAATAAGTTTAAAAAGTTTTTCATTTTTAATTTGTTCTTTAATCTTAGTATCAAGCTTTTCAATGCTAACTTCTTTTTCATCAGGCAATAAACTTTTTAAAATTTCATCATTTAATTCAGGCATTTTCAGCTCTTGAATTTCATGAATTTTTACTTTAAACACAGCATCTTTTCCTGCTAAATGCGCTGCACCATACTCTTTTGGAAAAACAACATTAATATCTTTTTCATCATTTTTTTTAAGTCCTATCATACCATCTTCAAACCCTGGTATAAATTGTTTTGAACCAATTTCTAAAACATAATTTTGTGCTTTACCTCCATCAAAAGCTTTATCATCTACAAAACCTTCAAAGTCAAATTTAACAAAATCACCTTCTTTTATTGCTCTATCTTCTTTTATTGTTTCTGGAGTTGCATATCTTTTTAATAATTCTTCTTTCTTAGCATCAATTTCTTTTTGAGTAACTTTTGGGGTGCTATAAGCTGGAATCAATTCTTCGTAATTTTCAATCTTAACTTCTGGTTTAAATGACAATATCATTGTAGCTTCAATTCCATTATCTTTT comes from the Campylobacter insulaenigrae NCTC 12927 genome and includes:
- the tig gene encoding trigger factor, whose protein sequence is MEVTAKLLDFANANATIKIAQEVINNEIEKLAKKASKTIKMDGFRAGKVPVATVIKRYGKELTKDAEQDLFKNAIDNILKEVKKDVKDLVGEPYFETFDRKDNGIEATMILSFKPEVKIENYEELIPAYSTPKVTQKEIDAKKEELLKRYATPETIKEDRAIKEGDFVKFDFEGFVDDKAFDGGKAQNYVLEIGSKQFIPGFEDGMIGLKKNDEKDINVVFPKEYGAAHLAGKDAVFKVKIHEIQELKMPELNDEILKSLLPDEKEVSIEKLDTKIKEQIKNEKLFKLINDELKNEFAEALVNKFDFVLPKNIVEQETDMQFRNSLRNLSEEELKEFKDEAKYKEKRESFKEDAQKSVKLTFIIDELAKLRNIQVSDQELIQAVYFEAYRYGVNPQEHLDNYKKQGALPAIKMALIEEKLFADIFKKNDKKKTEKESEK